TCAGTGTAGGGTCAAAGATGGTTGCTAAGATCAACATTTTGTTGACACCCTTGACACCACCCCAATACTTTAAAAACTTCTTCAACATTTCTGATGCTTTCAACTTCAACTCAGGGTCTAAGCTGCTAACTAAACCAGTGAGGTTTCTCTCAATTGTCACGATCTCACCATAGCATTTGAATGCATTGACCTTAGATGAGGCCGACACAACCAAGGTGCTATTGTAAAATATGACCAAGAACCTAATAAGCTTTTCAACAGCTTTCCAGTCCCAAGAAGCAGGTGGTCCACACCGCTTAGCCCCATTATCTACCTCTAGAAAGTAGACATTGTACAGCCTATCTTCTGCTTCCATTCTTTCAAATGCTGCCTTAAACTGTAATGCTCTAGATAGCATAAGGAAAGTTGAATTCCACCTAGTCTTTACATCTAGGGGCAAGCTACCACGAGTCATCTTACCAGTTGTGACTCTCTGATCAAAGGCGTTTAACCTAGTGGTTGAGGACCTAACATACTGAACAGCATTCCTGTAGCTAACACATTATCACTTAAATCACTTAAACCTTCCTTAGCAATCAAGTTAATGATATGAGCCGCACACCTCATGTGTAAGAAATTCCCATCTAAGACTAAAGCATCAGGGGCAATGGATCTAAAGACCTCATGGAATCTCTTAAGGGCAGAAGTATTGGCGGTTGCAATATCTACCGTTATGCAAAATACCCTCTCAATTCCCCAGTCAGCTAAACACTCTAAAAGAACGTTCGAGATTGTCTGACCTTTGTGATCCATGACATATTTGAAGCCGATGATTAACTTCTTCAGCTGCCACTGATCGTCAATGAAATGTGCAGTGATAACCATATAACTTGCACCTGCGAGACATGCAAACCGTGTAGGTCATTAGTTGAATAAAAGATTCAAGCTTGTATCgacaatttttaattaaaaaaaaaacaatgtatcTGTCACTTGAGATACCCAAATATCAGTGGTAAGTGAAACTCTTTGTTTGCTTGAGATAAGCAAGTTCTTCAGGGCTGCTTTCTTTTTCACAAACATCTCGACAATGTTCCTTGTCAAAGTCCTTCTTGAGTGGGGTTTTGGAAGGTTAACCTTGCAAAATAAGACATCAAAAGAGTAAGTAAGTTTGAACCTTGTCAATTCAAGAGCAAAATAAgacattaaaatattaaaaaggcggCAATGTACCTTGTCGCAGAAGTGTTTAAAAGCAGTACTTTCAATGAATGAAAGTGGCAATTCTGCTAAGACCACCAGCTCGTTAAGCGCTTCTTTGAAAAGTGCTTCACTCACTTTGAATCCCTTCAGGTTTCCTCCATTACCAATCTGTTGTTGATTCTTCTTCTGACTAGTTAACCAAGCTTTGTGTTCTCTGCAAATTTGCAGATGCTGCTTCAGGTTAGAAGTTCCGGACTTGGATGCACATGAAAAGATCTTCTCGCAATGATGACAAATACACTTGTTTCGATTCTCCTTGGTTCTGGTGAAATGCTCCCACACGGTAGACCTTGGCACAACCATCTTCTTCGCCTTGTTCGCCTGAGACGTTACGTTTGTCTCTTGGAACTCTTGGTCCTCACCTTGCATTTCGACATCAGGTTGCTGGTTATTGTATGATGAGGATGCCATctgcaagaaaaaaagaatgaaatcaatcaaaactagCATcggaatatatgaaaataatagaaGAATTAACATCACTCTGTtttcaaaacatatataatcaAGAAGAACTAAGTTTACTAAACTGCTAATTGTGATCGCAAGTGACTTATTACACACTGTAAACAAACTTAGTTTAGTATGGTTTTCAAAAGCCAAAACAGACGTAAATGAGAGAGCACGAGACCTATTACACactgtaagaagaagaaaacataagAACAACTGAAGAACTAACATCACACGAATGAACTTATTACACAAACAAGTTTAAGAACTAAAAGACAATTCAAGTTTCATGTCAAATTCTTTTCACATTAAGAACAAAAATCACAAGACTTAAACCCGAATCACCAATAATATTATCTACCTAAAatctaaaattgaaaaataaagatacATGAATGATGAATCGAATATTTAGAATGTAACTAAGGACCTCGGATTGATTACTTTCTGTGTAAAGAGGTGGAATGGCTTGTCAAGTCTAAGGATTCGCAGAGACATATATAGGAGCTCGAATAAAGGTTCCAAGTTCGAATCGACGATAGAATCATTGAGGATATTTGATTTTCGAGTAATGGAAAGGATTTTGGATTGAATATAGGCAAGTTGAGATTTTGGAAAAGTTTGGTTGAGATTTGCGAAGAGAATCTGGGTGTATATATTCTCTCGATTCACAATTGAAAGAAAGAGGGGTTAGGTTTGAGTTTGTATCGGGTATTGGTGATTAACAATTGGTTGTCGGGTTTTTACCCGATCCGACCCGACACCCATTATAACTCAGAAACATGAGCCTAtggtttatttataaaatccgAAACCGAATCGAACCGCTTTTATCGGACCGGATACCGATCGGTTGTTCGGTTCTCGGATATATTGCCCAGACCTAGTGTTTGTTAttctaccaaaaaaaagaagatttctATTTAGAATGAGGCACATACAATTTCCATTTAGTATTATCTTGACCATGATCATAAACAAGAATCAAGGTCAACCGAAAGTTGAAATGTTTTTggcaagaattttttttttctcatgtaCAATAATACGTAGCATTTTCAGAGTTAAATAAAAACCAGATCTGAAAACTCTTATCATTGAAGAAGAAGGTAACGAAGTTTTCTACAACATAAAGTAGTTATAATtgaatttatgtttatatagttttaaataatgtttGAATATTTTAGATGTACAACTTTgattaaaatgattaaatttcacttcaattaataatttctaatgtaatgtttaattttaaattatgcaATTTTAGATTGgccttaaacaaaaaaaaaattgtggtttTCAAAAATTCACAAACCccaataataaacaaaatatgaaactaCTAATAATATAACCATACAAACTATAATAAACTAACTACACCAAATTAAAACCAAATTAGAAtctttgaaacaaaaatcataaaattgaatattttgaaaaatcaaatatgttaAGACACCACAACTCACTAACTCATAAATATCAGTTTTAACCCATGTTCGGAAACTCGCTAGGCGCTATCCGTGCGGTTGACAGGGCCTAGCGAGTTATCAAAAAATTGGGGATTAATCTATGATTAACCGGGGATTAGTTTTTCActcttttatgtatatatacacatatttccATAATTAATACAATGAAATCTGTTGGTTCAAATAGCTAGGAAGAGTATATAGCTCGAGCAGACTCGGGTTCAAACCCCTGATCCATCTTTTTggctttatttttattttgctctTTTAATGAAGGGCAAAACGGTAATTCGCCAAGTCACCGCTTACCTTTCCCCTGCAAGTTTAACCTGCAAATTCGTGAGCCTCCATTTTTGTTCTCAGTTTTTCACAGTTTTTCGTCATTTTCTCACATAATCCTGCTTAATATACATAGATCTAACTAAGTACATCgattttctgcaaaaaaaaatgaaacaaaaacaagattTCTTCAAGGCTCCAATTTTATGGCCGATTATGGGTGATTCGCCACGGTAGTGTGCCCCTTCACGTATACTCGCCGATTAGGCGGCCGAGTTGACCGAGTTTTTTAACATGGATTTTAACTAagataatacaaaataaaaaataaacaaaaataaatatgaataaattattgtaatttattttatccgCAAATATTCATTCCAGCGTATAAACATGGGTGAGTcacctagtatatataaattatcaaaaaaattactatcttattttttaagaaatttattttataaatttaatttagttttattgaaagTAAAAGATATTGGAAATAGAGAGCCAAAATATTTacttatgattattttattttttaatatatatatatgattaaaataaaaaaatgttgttggttaaatatatatatatatatatatatatatatatatttatgattaaaattaaaactaatttttcattagtttctttaatgtattttattgttAGTTATATAGTGTActcctttttaaaattttgtacattgtttatttatgtgtaatttaataaaagttaataaaaaaatatacctttgtatattatttatttgtcaaTTCTATATGTATcataattaaatttgtttacATGACatatcaataattattttaatttgctTATTTAACCACCTTacattgattttaaatttttatataaattaacattaaacgaaatcatattattacatattagttaaattttggtttaaagttattatactaaaatgatTCAATATGTTCATCTACCATGTCttatactttataaatattttgcatTTTCATTGAATCATCTGCAAAAAATTACAATCATTAAAACATTAATTGCAATCTGATCTACCTTATAATCTTTTTTCCCAACAAAAAATAAACTGCATTTAAGCACATATCGATTAAGCAAGCCAAATCATGGGCGGAATCAACATAAGCTATAGCAGAAAACAAACTTCGAACACTTTGTAAAAGCAAGTCCGCTATTTTGTTCTTACTATGAATATGTTTGATTGTAAATTCAGGGAACTCCTTAATTACATCGTAGAAATTATCCATGATAAGTAAAAGTCGTTCATTCCAAAAATATACACTATCTTCACCAGTTAATAACTGTATGTTGCAAAAACCACATTCGAAAACCGTAGGACTTTCATGGACTCCATATCCAAATCAATATTTTACATTCTACAAATATTAGACAGAAATTCATATTtcagttttattaaataaatatatatatatatatattgatctaatttttaatctttaaaagttttattatataaatttaaaatagctattattattttaatattttaaaaataatttaatggactgaattgtaaaattcattaattaattatgttattttgtgTATAATTACTcggattaattttaaaaacttataagtaagtgtatatatataagttatttaaCAATTTTCATTATCAGGTATAGTAttctaattcaaaaaaaatttctttttatgaattatataataattatatatataaggagGGGTCATCGACTTCTCTGTTACAGATTGTTCGGAAGCCGAACTGGTAATACTCATGATAGTTcatgaaaccctaaaaaatttgaaaaattcaaagtatctgtggctctgataccacgtCAAAATTAGAGAAgagcttgatttttttttttaacggcaaacggctattctattactcaaacttgaggtggtctgggaagCCATActggaatagaacaaccaataaaacataggGATCTATGAAAAAAACGTGCATTCCTAGCTAACGAATCCGCAATCTCGTTCTGCGTCCTTGGAACGTACGTAGCTTATCTTGAAGTCCGAAAAACATAACCGAAGAGTTTGAATGATTTCCAGCTCAGTTGAGAAGTTGAGCCAATCTTGTGGCTGCtctatcattgcaatcaggtcCTTACAGTCCGTCCCAAACCTCTGACAGGTCGAGTGTTGTAGCATGCTTTCCATTGCTATGTGGGGGTGTTTATATATACCCAATTACAAGATAAGGACAACTATAGAATATactcaaaacatatatatacaaatgttTATCTGGATTCTAGCATATCGTATTTCTAATCCCCTacactatatttgcgaagtgattttgccataTGTCATCTTTAcaatcatttttacaaaaacaatgatGACATGGCTAacaaaattgatgacatggcttatagttaatatgacatggacaatcacatttattactgacatatatttttggtaaactttatagaatatgacaataaataatacattacatttaatgtagatttatatttttggtaaacttcttaaaatatggtaataattcataaaccatcactaaaataaatatattgaaatatgcattataaattcgaaatatattatttaattgtatttttataattaaacaattttattactaatattttcaaaattttctacatcttttttaaaatattaataaattgttaatcgtaatttcattagtttcttttagatatctacaaattttataaatattatttagttctaatttttaataactatacaatttttatatgattctttagtaattttatacaagttgatttaatacatttaaccaaaataaatagataaattttttatctaagattcgaattttaaatatattacatctatattattaaatgtaatttaaaataaacaaaaaaatttttgtttattttatgattaaataatcaattttatattaaatattagtaaaaataataaaatatatattattaataaattttattttaaatataatttaacttttaaaaaatttatcactgcacatggtgcagaaaAACACCTAGtaacaattaatttagaaaGAATATACTTGAAAACTTAAAATTCTAAGAGTGCATTCAATGATTTTGGAGACGTCCTTAACCGTCAACAGTCAGACAAATACGCGCAAATAGTCAGATTATGTGCTCGTGCATATTTAAACCTTCGCATATAGTCAGATTATGAGCACGCGCAGATTTAAACCTTCTTTTTGTCCAGACGTAACCTCATTCTTCTAGAATCTAGCAATCATAGTCTCTACAAATAGcgttaactaatattttttctatgataaaaaaaattaaatagaattttGTCATTAAGATTGTAAGAGATTCTAAAAAGTAATACTAATACATTGTTATTCATtaagccctttctcaaaaaaaaaaaaattatttattttcatacaCTAGTTTTTATcagttatttgtttttgtttacatgatatatatatatatacatatatatatatatatatatatatatgtatatatattatttttttccacaCTGGAAATTCTACAtgttatatatacacacacataaatatacataaatctACTTTTTTAGACGTGGGGGCTCCACAAAGTTTTGGCCCCATTCAAATGTTTCATGATGGGGTCAACCCCGGCTTTGTCTCTACACTAAGTCTCCTCCACAAATCTTGCCATTACCTTCCCTAACATTTAACTTCGTTGTTACGCTTGTATAAATTTCATCAGTTATCCTGAACTCAGCTTGCGTATAACTTGTCTACACCCTTAACAGCCAAAACACTAAATCACAGCCCCCTTCCCCCGATGGCAATCCTGTCTCCTTCAGTTTTTCTCAATTTTCGAGGAGACCAGTTACGCTATGGGTTCGTCAGTCACCTCCTCGACGCCTTTCAAAGACACGGGATCATGTTCTTCGTAGATAAAAATGAGCAGAGGGGAAAAGACATGACAAACCTCTTTGTAAGGATCGAAGCATCGAAGATCGCGCTCGCAATTTTTTCAAGCAGGTATTGTTAAGATACCCGATCTTTTCATGTTTCTCATTCATTTCAAAACATGTTGGAATGTTTTGCTGTCATGCAAGCTCGATGCCCGTCCCTGCTATAAAGCAGCTAAAGCATCTGCTTTAGGCCACacaatataaaacaaaacattaagGCCATATGTCACTGAGTAATAGTTATGTGGTTTAGTAGTTTAATTTGAGTTAGCATCTCGTAGTTTCGATCCTCTTTTTTTGTCCAACatagttttagtttttaccATTCGATGACTTTATACATTTTTCGTATTGATTGATTGTTACTATTTTATTGTTGGTATTTATATAAGAGGGCGCATAATTTTTTTGTGCTTTAGGCCACCCCAAAATTTGGGACGGCATATTGATTGTATGGGGATAAATCCACAGGTATGCAGAGTCAAGCTGGTGCATGGATGAGCtggtgaagatgaagaagtGTGTCGACAATGGGAGCCTCCAAGTGATTCCTATTTTTTACAAGGTTAGGGCAAGTGATGTGAATAGGAAAACAGGCGAGTTTGGTGAAAAATTTTGGGCACTAGCAAGAGTTTCTAGTGGAGAGCAGATCAAGAATTGGATGGAAGCCCTAGAATGTATCTCGGGGAAGATGGGTTTGTCCTTGGGAGACAAAAGGTAGACTCGtgctctttttttctttctttcttttgtttttagggttttttttttcttaaagttttttttggttttgacttttataagaagaaaaaaaacaacatataaGGAGAGTGGAATACAACGACGTTTTGCATTGTTTAAAGTTTTTAGGGGTTTTTAGACCAGTATTTATACTCATCAACAATCCCAAGATTGGGCATGGTTAactaaaatatgaaattgataCCAAACAAGAACCaaatcaaaagcaaaaaaaaaaggaaggaaAACAAGTAAGAAAATTCTGCTGGCTCTCAGAAAACCACAAGAAAATTCTGATAGCTCGGAAAACCACCGCCAAATTGAGTCAAAGAATACAACGGTTtcgaaaacattttttatttacttatgaATTTCGGAACGGACAATTATTCAAAGAGTGaaatatttaagataattatGTTTATTGTTGAAATGTTGGTCATTTAAAATTCACATACGTAGACGATTTATAGTTAAGAGAAAATGACGAAAGCCACTGTATAAATGTATCACAGCCTGATTGGCTACAAAAAGGTGTAGtaagaaaaatattcataacTATCTTATTAAATCGTAAACTTATGACCCAAGACAATGATCCCAATGAGAACTCACTTTATTAAGatctcaaactcaaactcaTTTATGCCACAATCATagtatctcttttttttttttcctaaccgAGTATCCTGACCCCACCGAAATGGTCCAGACTATAGACCGAAGTGAGTATGGACGCTGCCAGggcgtcaccatgtggctcaccgtgTAACGGTCTTTGGTCTCGGATGCTGCAGCCCATATGTAAATTCTACAgtggccaaggctcgaacccAGGGGCGGACACTCTAGCTGAAGCTcctataccactagaccaaagcaaCTTGGCTTCATAGCATTtccttatataacatttttaattcctaaactcattagaaACATATCTTATAGATAACTCTCAATCTTTATAATCCTAATCTCATTAAGATGTGTCAAATGGTGAGTTCAAGCTTAAgtcaacattctcccccttaagcttgaactCACCATTTGACACATCTTGAACTCCAATGAGACTTCTCATGTCTTTAAACTTGATTCTCCCAAGTGCTTTGGTTAGTATATCAGCCTTCTGCTCTGTCACGGCCACATGCTCAACGACCACCAAGCCTTTTTCAACACACTCTCTTATGAAGTAGAACCGTGTGTGTATGTGCTTACTACGTACATGAAACACAGGATTCTTGGCAAGTGTGATTGATGATTTGTTATCAATACGAATCACTGTTTTTCTGACTCCATCTTCAGTAATCTCTTCAAGTAACTCCTGCAGCCACAAAGCTTGTTTTGCTGTCTCTGTAGCGGCCATATACTCGGCTTCACACGAGGACAAAGCAACAATTTCTTGCTTCTGAGAGCACCAAGTCACAGGACAAGAGTTTAAGTAAAAGATATGACCTGTTGTGCTCTTGCCATCGTCGGGATCCACATTATAGCTACTGTCACTGTATCCTATTAGTTCCTTCATACCGTTGTTCCCATAGAAGAGCCCTAGAGAGCACGTTCCCTTCAAGTACCGAAGGACTTGTTTCATTGCAGCTCCATGCGAGCTTCTTGGATCATGCATGTAACGACTTAATACTCCAAC
The nucleotide sequence above comes from Brassica napus cultivar Da-Ae chromosome A9, Da-Ae, whole genome shotgun sequence. Encoded proteins:
- the LOC106434245 gene encoding disease resistance protein RBA1-like; the encoded protein is MAILSPSVFLNFRGDQLRYGFVSHLLDAFQRHGIMFFVDKNEQRGKDMTNLFVRIEASKIALAIFSSRYAESSWCMDELVKMKKCVDNGSLQVIPIFYKVRASDVNRKTGEFGEKFWALARVSSGEQIKNWMEALECISGKMGLSLGDKR
- the LOC125578045 gene encoding zinc finger BED domain-containing protein RICESLEEPER 2-like, with the translated sequence MASSSYNNQQPDVEMQGEDQEFQETNVTSQANKAKKMVVPRSTVWEHFTRTKENRNKCICHHCEKIFSCASKSGTSNLKQHLQICREHKAWLTSQKKNQQQIGNGGNLKGFKVSEALFKEALNELVVLAELPLSFIESTAFKHFCDKVNLPKPHSRRTLTRNIVEMFVKKKAALKNLLISSKQRVSLTTDIWWQLKKLIIGFKYVMDHKGQTISNVLLECLADWGIERVFCITVDIATANTSALKRFHEVFRSIAPDALVLDGNFLHMSYRNAVQYVRSSTTRLNAFDQRVTTGKMTRGSLPLDVKTRWNSTFLMLSRALQFKAAFERMEAEDRLYNVYFLEVDNGAKRCGPPASWDWKAVEKLIRFLVIFYNSTLVVSASSKVNAFKCYGEIVTIERNLTGLVSSLDPELKLKASEMLKKFLKYWGGVKGVNKMLILATIFDPTLKMHFAKLCFEKLYGKDSLEAKEMTKTVTDLLTSMFKEYNLRFKGASGQASQPTEASAVSGPDSQEQAVERMELVVEDFGYERMDAVYKELVAERGEDTRDELEVYLKEAVEIPKLLLGTEFDILSWWRVHKTKYPVLAEMARDLLAMQISSVASESAFSTSGRILEPHRSCLTHYMIEVIMCTEQWLHADIKLKETIITNEQILADVEELDKLEKEFEAHNLDD